The Danaus plexippus chromosome 20, MEX_DaPlex, whole genome shotgun sequence sequence caacaaataaataataaaatagtaatgaaaTTGTGTAGGTATATGTGGTCAGGTTAATCAAGCCattgtaaaacatattttgaaataagttGATTATGCATAACTttcttgtaattaaattttaaattgtcaaatTGAATCATAAcacaatcataaaatatattaatcaatcTGTGGTGAAGAACAATATATCTCTGACAGAGGCGCGCGGCAACTCCAGTCCCAGTGGCGCCGCGCTTTGGATGTATAGCGTCACCTGTCAACGTATAGAGGTTACTATGTCATAACTTACCCATGGTAGTTGATTTCTATTCtcgagtattatttatttcaaaaaggtcttaaattttatgtgtttGACACAAAGAAAATATGCATGCACCAAAGcctttaatattgatattagtaTATGAAAACATCTTtcgaaataatgtttttaacagtTCTAGGTAGTGttgccatattaaaaaatatggtttttgatattgttttatttaaaaacaactaaactataataatgtaacCTGCTGCGGGTTGTGTCTGCTTGACTCTCCTGACAGCGGCACCGATCTCGGCTCGCGGGACGATTCTTTTCTCTTTCTCTTGCTGCTGTACCGACGTGTCTCACTTCGTTTACGGACGGAGGCCGTTTGAATTGTATCTGATAGTATAAatcctttataaatttttatatactgcaGTACATGCAGCGTTTTAAAGTCCAAATATTATATGCAAGTTAATATTGTCTAGGATTCTCTATGAgagaatttttctttatatttatagaaaatcttGTTCATATTACATATACGCAAATCATACGTAACGAGAAGTATTTAGACAAAGTGTAAAAGCCTAAACTTTatacgtaatttaaaattcaacaaaatgtcaacaacaaaaaatatgcttcCGGGTATCAAACTTCATCGCTGTTGAAAgtaaaaatgttgaatatttagGGAACGACTTAATGAATGTGTTCTTGTTATAAGGAGTTGGTCATTATCAGTGTACAGCACCTTCGTCGTCGGGGAGTGGCGGCGGTAAAGGTCGCGGCGTGGGAGGACGGGATATGTTTGCTCGTTTTGTTTCTATCAAACGCATCATACACTCCAGAGCTGCTTGCTTGCCCTGGAACACGATTTTTATTAGTCCAGTTATTTAAACCTTAACGATTTGAGtcgaatattttgaaaaacttttttcctTCATCTCACTTATCATAAAGGttatctcaaaataaaaaataagcatacaattactatatattatattataacaccaACACATTGTCatcacatataaattataatcaactaATTACTGCTCAGTTTAGGACTTTTTGTTTGCTTGCGGTACTAACGGGCTCACCCAGGTTACAATATATGTAGACATAACGTGTTTATAGGAATAGCGGTTAGTGAGACGATGCAGAATATAAAATGGGagcttttctttaaaatatatccacttaatttgttttgacgaagaagaaaaaagattaaaacacAATTACTACACGAGCATATCAAGAACTCTTATATCACAATatgtaataacttaataacttaataacttTGTGTCCAACACACCCTAACTTCCTCAATAAGGGGCTCGAAGCTCGCCGGGTCGCTGGAGTCCTTGACCGCCTCCCAGCTCTTAAACAGCTTCCGATCAGAGGCACGAACTGAACTCTCCAGCTCACGTAACTCtgatgatttatttatgaatctCAATACATAAGCTTTTTACTGTACGACAAGTTACATTGTTACTACTGTTTCCAAACATGACAAACCTATGTAAAAAGTGAGCGGTGAATGACTTGACAGACGAATTTTGACTTTTATGAAGCATTAAGCACAAGCAGGCAAACAAATCACTGGTGAATTTTAGTCACATTTTTGAAAATGTGATTCATCATCAGAAAGAAgtttattcaaagaaaactTCCAAACTATCTCAATCAAGAGATTCTActctttataatatgataatataatcaatagtGTCCGCGAACtaagaatttttatcaaaGTGTCAATGTTCGTAGTGTCGTCCTCACCCGAGTCCCTGAGCCTGGCCAATCTAGCTGTGAGCGCAACCTTCTGTGCGCGTAACGCTTTCCTCTGGAGCTTGGCTCGCGAGGCTGCCTCCAGGGCGTTGCGAGCCTCGCTGGCCAGGGCGGACACCTCGCGCGCTTCACGCTCCAAACGGCGTTCCAGTTCACTGATATAATAACGTTCACATTACACGACGCATTCGTAgacgttaaatatttgtagtCGGTAAACCTTGATTATACTCGAAATACCAGCTCGTTTATAGGTACTTTCATCAAtttacagaaaattaaaataactatagcaGCGTCCGACCAGTGACTTCAAATAATATGACTGAACACTTGTGCCTTTCTACTCGAAAGACTAGAGTTCCTCTCTTTTCCTTTCTTCTAACACGTTTGGAAAAAACTCCTATTGATGTAGGTGAAAATCTCTTCTTGACTTCTATCAGTTTTgtgtaaataacataaaacaaacgtTCACCTCGGATATTCTCCAGTGACTCTGGCGTAAGACTGTATATTCCTGATCACCTCTACCAAATGATGAAGCTGGCTGCAGAATACCGGCAACTGTTCCGGTGTCAGATATTGTCCACCGTACCTTAGGATTACGGTTCAGGGTTTTAAAGAAAAGGCATCCttgtcataaattaatatattatttcacctCTTATACATATGTCGATTCatgtggaaaaaaaatattaaataaataatacaagaaaattgtatacattatAGACACATCAAAGGACTTTTCCTCTGAGCAATTGCATGAGATTTCGATATATCATAGATGTAGCCAAATAAGTAATACAACAGTCCAACCTCAAGTCGATGTTAGCAGCGAACTGCGCGTCGTCGATGGTGGTCGCACTGGACGCGGGGCCTGGACCGACCCCGGCCGCTTCGGACGTGTTCAGACCCGACTCCTCGTCGTTGGTGCTCCCACAACCTATACTCTCACTcattctaaaaaataatacgatataattattgttcagATCATCCACAGAACAATATTCTTAATACTTATCCTAACTAACTTAGTTTTTCGCAGGTATACCTTTAATGGAACTATGTCATCcggatgttttttttcatagcACATTGTAATAATGGAATACGCGAGTAAAGTCCGAAGAACATATtcgtatttcaataaaattcagtCGATTTGctcaataattacaaaatatattttgtaattgaattatttcacAACTTGTAAGATGTGGTTtggaaagtttaaaaatgttaattggtTGTATCATGTATGTACCCGGTGGAGGAGAATGAGAAATTCTTGTCCAGAGCGCTGTGGCGACTCTCTCCTCTCAACTTTCCCAACAATCGACTCAGCAGTCGAGACTGCCTGCCTGATCCGTCCATTCCTCTGCTGTAGTATTGACCCCTCACCACGTCTTCACTTCCAATGACGAACTTGGAATCAAACTTGACATTATGAGTGAGACTcgagatattaaaaaagttgttttttttaattataattatgaattaaatttagtaatttttcattgttatttatacactAAAAAACTTTACATGGTTTAGGTTAGGTGTCGTTAGATTTCACTGTAAGGTAAAAAAAGTGAGCGCTATTGGTAATATAAATCAGGAAGTTTAGAATACAAATTAAACCTTTCCTTaagtattttagatataatcccaaaagatatttttaaggaaaacaTACTTCACATTCAAGTTACCTTATTGCGCTTCGGTTGTAATGAATCCTGTCTACTTCTAGGAATTAGATTGCTAACGGAAATTTTgagatatttgaaaattttatggaaCATGAATGATCATTTTtgtctgtttttttattaagttttaattgtcTCTAAAATATcgtcattgttattttttgatgTAATTTTCGTTTGACATTACAGAGTATAAATGACACAGATCCTTTCCAGACTAACGACCTAGAGGAAGTCACATATACGGACTCCTTGAACACATTCCCAACTTATATGGATTATTGTTTATGAACTAAAATGTCTGCGGCCattggaaataaaacaaccattattatttattgcattttaatttatataaaaatacaattatcattattaatatacataatcgCATTTGCCAGCACAGGcatacaaaaactaataataaaaaacgctacAGAAAGTTGCTACAGTAATGTTAAGTACTTTAATTTGAGGCACACGTCAGTCTGTTAACAAAGCCACTTAAAATCACATTTCTCGAAGCTTTCGATATAGACTTGTCCTAGCTGAGCGGGCTTCACCCACCTCGGCATCCCACACATTGGCGTTAGAAACATTACAAACTCATTGGAGACACAACCGTCTAACTCATTGTGGGGAGTGACGgataacatttcaatttataaccgATTCGCAGACAACAGTCGGTCACGTCACCGGTTTTTCGTCACTTCGTGTATCGGATGTATGTAATGGGATGACCGCCAGCGAGTAACCCAAATCTCAGTGGAACGCGTCTCACGTCACATATTATGccataaattcaaacaagttttaaaacaacacgCTCGGTCCACATCGACATTGTGACGGAGGAAGGCGGAGGCCGCGGGAAGCTAAAcgataaaactaaacaaaaccCTTGACTGCGGAGTGAGTCAATAAAGGAATACGAGAGTAAGGAAAGTATTGCGAGGACTCGAACGAACCGAGCGGACCGCGGCCTGACAGGAGACCTCTAGGGTCGGAGCACGCATTAATATGTACACACACAACACCCGACAGTATCGGCACGTTACAGGTTACGAAACACCGAGCTCCAGGAGATCGGCGCTCGGCAATGACGACGTTAGTTACTAGTGGCGATATATTGTTAGTGCGTTCAGAGTGACGGACAGGATCCGAGGGGTCCGAGGATGCAACTGTACTCGAGACACGACACTGTGGGCGCGGAGTGTCTGCGAACATATTAATGTCCAGAACACGAGCCGACACGTCAGGGTGAGAAGCGGCCGGTTACCACAGGCCGGACGAGAAGCCGCCGGGGGGCACTCGCACGCGTTTCGGGGCATCTACTTTGGGTTCAGTGGGAGTCACGGCCTTGGGGCTGGCGGACTTCTCAACCGCTTCCACGGGCTTGGCTTCCACGGGCTTAGCTTCCACGGGCGACGGTTGGGCTTCCACCGGAGAAGGCTGGACTGGAGCGTTCGCTTGACCGTTCTGATTCGGGGTCGTAGCCCCGTTAGTGGGTCTGGCTGGCTCGTCCCCTTGACCTGGAATATGAagtgaaacatttaaaacaaaatatataaataagatacagatgtaatttaaaatttctcctttatttcctattttccttaatttattgtttcgaaaatttatttataactaaacaaaTTATCTAGCACGTATCATGTAGACGTGTTCCAGGCAAAAGCGAATTTTCCTGTTATATGGACAGGACTCTCCATTTATCTAccacaaaatttaaacaacatattagtaactaaaaaaaatttacccaTTAATTCATACTTAATGATTGCGTCAGGGGTTTGGGACAATTATTCTGTAGGAGCATAATACTGGCACACTTGAGGCAATTAATCAGGCGCTAAAGATGTCAAACACAATTTGAACCCTAATCGAAATGTGGGAAAATGTTCACCAACCATGCTGTATATGATCGACCAGGGCGGGCGCGGGACGGCGTCCGCGTGGCGGCTCGGGCTCCCCGCCGAAGATGTCCGTGTGTCCTCCGCCGGGGGGGCGAAGCACCCGGCTCGAGGAACGCACGCCGTCATTCAAACCCACATTGAAAGAAGTTGAAGTCATGTTGGATCTGTTAGCTGGAGAGATCACTCACTTTTAATGATTATGTATtacagatatatacatatgtatgaactataaaaaatacaacagcGATTTcctcaattatatataatgaacgtGAAGTAAGgaactgtatttatatactgtaaataatataattatccaCGGTCGGTCGTACCATAACCCGAGACCTACCCTGTCTACCAATCATATACGATATACCTAATATCTGTACCCTGAACACATGCAGCCGACCCTAGCCGTCGCGCCGGCTCATATTGGAACGTAACATTTGCTTTAAAGCTAACAATACTTCATGCACATGCATATAGTGTCTAAGTTATTCACCTCGAACCATTGTTAATAAGATCTACAATGACAATAATATGATcgctaattttaatttatttattacgtttccTTTAACCGAACTTAACATTCAGACATGATTTTAATACGTCAATATAGGAACATTGAATATACTAACagaatacttatatatataatgcctCAAGCTTATCTGTGGTTTGGTACAGATTGGTACTAACGCATAATGCAAGCAAAAACTCTGCTTAGGAGTCGCGAAGTTGTAATGATCGACTAGCGTGCGCCTAGCAACACATTTTGTACACTCATGGACGAAAAACCCGTCGTAATAGTATACAATTTACATTCTTTATCCAATAATTGGCGACGTACTGGTGGGGTTATATTGATCCTTTCCAATGAGGGGTGCCACCTGTTACCAGAGGGACAGGTGCAATGAACCACAAAAGCCGCTTCATGTAAACAGCAGAATACACGATAGTTTCGCATGCGACAAAAATACAGACATATTTAATGTGAATTCTTTTAACTTCAACATAATTTACCATCATTACagagttttattattcttatatactaatatcgTAAACATATCCTATTCCcgaagtaatattttgtgaaGGTATCGATTTTTTGACGTGTTGCCAGACAAAAGAGCCGCCCAAAAACTTTGCTATCAGACATCGGTCTAGTTTGATGTCACCCACACGTAGCGGTTAAATTCGTTTTAGGCAGCAATTATTGTGTATAAGCCTCGACTAAATATACTTCTATAAAAACCACTAACGACGCGGAAGGATAATGATCACGTGTGTGTAAAAGCAGctacaataaatatgaaaacttaatatctcgataaaacttaaaaagatAAAGTCTAATATAACGGCATGTGTAAATAATACCTGTTCTGTAGGACAAATATCAACATCTCggtttaaatcttaaaacttAACGAGGCTGTTTACAGTAAGGTAACTGATACTGAATACAGATCGAATATACAAAACACAAAACTGAAAGTTTCGtagttatctttaataaaatatgagtgTACGTTATGATTTGACCACGTTAGCACTGTCAGTGTGAAGTCGAGGTCACGCTCGCACTAATGGTTAATGATGCAGTCAGCTTTGACGTCACGTCGTCCTCCCTAAACAATATTCATAGGTCCATTTAGCTTTTCCTATAtccgttatattataatacaatgtcATAACTCGCCGTACCTATAAGGGTAGGTGGTACTTCCATATTAACTTTCAATGCGTCTGCTCCGACGCCCAACACTgaataatgtattgtttatacAGACGAACAAACTAACAACTATATTAATTACGCCTTGATAAATTagtgataattatattattaaaatgaacggtcaaaaatttttccaaacatttgctttatttaagataacaattgagcaataattattgttactaGGCTCGACTATTGATGCCAAAAATAACCCTTTAAGAGATAAAGCAGACACATCATAGGTGCGTCTAAAAACAAAGGTGAGGTATAGTATACAGTAGTAAAAAGCTTAGTCTATACAAGTAACACTCTAAAGGCTATTGAAAAAACTACTTGAACCCCAAATAGATTGAACAGGCACACTTAAAGTAAATACGAAGCGTGTTGgaagtgtatttttaatataaacctagacatacatacatataatgtacTGTTATTAATAAGACACTAGTGACTGGTGGCTGGAGTCATCTCAAGTGTAAAGTCAGCGTCGAATACCGTTATAATAGCTGACCACGCTGTGTTGTTTTAGaaacaatttctttaatattcttgCACGTAAACTCTAAAGTTACGTATCGCAGCATTTACTTTTACGTTGAAAATTCGTAATAAAATCGTAGTCCTGGAGACCCAATCAAACATTTAACTTTAAGAATTAACAGTATATAAAGGAGTAAatcaatttatcaaaataaaacgtttttaaataatttacagattCATTGCACCAAACGTGGATTTAAAACTGAAGTCGCGTTAAAAACCTCtataatacgtatatattttttactattttccaTTAACTCAAAGTTCATTGTTgacatgtatttaaaataaatcttcgaGACTACTCCGTCTCTGTCCTATTGCACTATCTGTCTCTTTCTCTTTCACGTTTATTGCCTGTactcgtataaaatatttaaaaaaacctcCATAGTCATAAGATAATCTATTATTACAATGGATGAATCACTATGAACCAATAATTTTctcgttaataaaatatcagaagTAATTTCTATTTCTAGACGTATTTTGTACGTTTATATAAAGGGTGGAGCGTAACTACAGTATGACTCATGAATTTATATCAGCTTATTCATTTACGATAAGACTCAGGTCAAACCGCACTTCGTTtgcattcaaataatataataacgatctcagtactaaatatatttcttaatgatGGAAGcaacttgttttatattatatatatacagctaAATGCCACGAAACTTGTCAGtgactatttttattcaatactaGATTTTAAAATGCGATACATTTCATTAACATAGCATAATATTGCAAAAAAGGTCGGTACTTTCGAAAACTATTTCCAATCGAACCCTGAAAAATATGGTATGATCTCCAAGTATGAGAATCAGGCCGTGCGAAGTTTCAACAATGTTTATAGCTTCTCTCGCTTTATACTCCGGCAAcgacttaaattataatttgtttgtattttggTTCTTAAGTACTCAAGAATAATATTACAGGCAAATTAACTATTGAAAGTGATACGTATTAAATACCAACACATACCTATTAGGGTAATTTGAGGGAAAGTCTAATACGCAAGTAAttagtttgtaattttatttggaaatttCATCCAAACCAATTGTATGTGAAAGCATATTGtagaaagttattttttcacGATTTCAATAGATGGCGTCGATGGAAGCGTATTTCATGCGGTCGGCTATTAGAAGAGAAATTCAATTGTAAAAATGTTCATTGACCGTAGCGGTCGTTCACTCGTTGCAAAACTATTGACCATCTTCCTGTcagttgtatttaatataatcattaactTGGTGcattcaaataatgttatcaaaaACTAAGTGTTGCCAATCATTTTacaagcaaacaaaaaataaaacaattcaccGATTCCccacaaataaaaaagctaaataatattcaaacaaaacacttgtataaaaaataatcggaTCATATTTACCCATGATATTTGTTAATTCTTCTCTTTTGTTCTTTAAGATTTTCGCTGATATGACCGCTTATTTATTGCGGAAAATCTTGAGTCTGTTCGAGAGAAAATATTACGTTCAGCAGTTTTCacttaacaaaaaacaaatcaaatagTATAGAAAAATTGATACATTTGTTTGCAAATGAACTATAACTAATATAGTGACAACCCTAGTAGTAAACCGGAAACAATCACATATACGGAGAGTGGAGAGAATCACGCGTGTGAATCTCAATACGACAAGGTCGCTCAACAGACGGATGCAGTGATTGGCCCGATTGTGTCTAGGAATGTATGAGACTTCACTTAATATTCTTTGATTCATTAGATAATAACAATGGCTTTTATAGGACGCTACGGGCCGCTATACTGGAGACTACTGGTCGACCACAGCAACAAATAGGTACAAGCACaatatagacaaaaaatatcatcgGATTATACCAAATCGGACATTCTAAGGCTTGATTGATACGTAAATACAGACGAAAAGCTTATTTAGTTACAGTGTAGAGTTACATGAAGCCAGGAAACATGATAGTGTTGCAAATATGGTATCACAAGGATAGGTATTACAAAATCTTCCTTGTTAGACTAAATACTTAAATGGACAACTGGGAGGTCACTGCATACTTATATTACgattattatagtattgtttatgtaaattatagaGAGGGTttgattaatgttatatacacgcacacacacaaacacatatatgtatatacatatagtttagttttatatatttccagaCCAGGAGACGctgaaaatttgtatattgttaaaatcttTTGGATATTAGTGtaacatgtaaaatattctacagacctgtaaagaaaaataaagcaaatctcactttatatattaataaagaatctGATGAAAAAGtgttgaagaaaaaatataacatttagatttactttaatagagacatacacatatatatatagtattagtATATTTAAGGAAGGGACACTATAAAACTAATCTTGAAGCTAAATAACCTACTTAACAActgaacttttaaaaaaaacctccACAATGATTGTTGTAAAACAACTATACTGGATTATTTATATGCCAAAAATGCCTTAAAGCATTTAGGAAAAGAGCTCATACTCTTATGTTGCTGTACAGATATTAACCACAGATAGCTAACGTTCTtgctatatttgttttttttttctaatctaATAATACACTCCAGGTCAAAATAACTGTGAAAAATGTTCTGGCAAATTGTTTTAACCTTatggaataatttattgtaacataaGCTATATGTTttccaatatataataaaaaaattaatagctaaaaaatagtaaaaagaaTGAGCctttcaattgaaataatacgTTGAAATGAGAGCTAAGATGCCGCAGTCGGACACACATCACAAAATGATAAAGGAGTGTTAATACAAACACGTTTAACACAATCTCATAACCCTCAGTATAAAACTGTcactaaaacaaaacaatatttttattatttatattggtaAGCTTCAATAACAAATTGAAACTACCACATTTTCCTGTATACAGTTTTTAGGcctattacaaaatatcttctacataagaataatattttgtcatcctttgaacttttattttattttttttgtttatttattcagaaaCCTCATTGGtaattgtttttcaaaaagtatagcatatagatttttttttcaatcaaatgTTATGAATAAGTTTTACAGGAAAGTTACGTTAACACAGGATATaacattgattaaattaatatttgtccaGATAAGTTCATTAATGATTTGCTTCtcttcaatattaaaacaatggtAAGATCTACACTATGACTCATATGCGACACACTTCAgatcaaacttaaaattcaTTGAGAAcagacattataatttatcttattctaatttagatatatttttattaaactaaaagaaaacagaaataatagcaaagataagataaaataaacataattggGCTTTTAAGTCATGATGATAAAAACGTTTggcattcatattaaataatttttgtgattttttcatttctctCATTTAGAAAATCGAAAACATCAAGAGAAAACAATGTTAAAGTATTTCGAACGTTTCGCGATAGTTTAAAGATGTCAAGAGAAAAAAAGTTTtccttgaaataaaacatcaatcCGAACAAAGAACGATCTAACTTATGTGACTGCTCCTCTTAAATcacgaaatatattaagactACTTGTACATATTTGAACATTAAGGATAAAGGTGCATTTTGCGGTAAATGCGCAAATATGTTAAATCCGCCCATCGTACGCAAGTAAAAGCACATTGACCCTACATTGAAAAATAACGGCTCCTATCTATTATCCCGGCCGGCGAATATCACAATGCCTTGATGTTTTAAAAGCTGTTACGtacatacaattaatataaccaTTAGTGGCATAAcgtttattcttaaaatatttttgaataagccacaaaaaaaaaaccaagaaaataaaatatataatactcacCTCCAAACGGTTTCCTCCTTTTTAATAGAATGAGTTTACAAAGAGATACTATCAAGTTGTCACAATGCAGTGTTGCAACTATGATTT is a genomic window containing:
- the LOC116773895 gene encoding jupiter microtubule associated homolog 1-like isoform X2, with amino-acid sequence MTSTSFNVGLNDGVRSSSRVLRPPGGGHTDIFGGEPEPPRGRRPAPALVDHIQHGQGDEPARPTNGATTPNQNGQANAPVQPSPVEAQPSPVEAKPVEAKPVEAVEKSASPKAVTPTEPKVDAPKRVRVPPGGFSSGLW
- the LOC116773940 gene encoding uncharacterized protein LOC116773940; this encodes MFHKIFKYLKISVSNLIPRSRQDSLQPKRNKFVIGSEDVVRGQYYSRGMDGSGRQSRLLSRLLGKLRGESRHSALDKNFSFSSTGMSESIGCGSTNDEESGLNTSEAAGVGPGPASSATTIDDAQFAANIDLRYGGQYLTPEQLPVFCSQLHHLVEVIRNIQSYARVTGEYPSELERRLEREAREVSALASEARNALEAASRAKLQRKALRAQKVALTARLARLRDSELRELESSVRASDRKLFKSWEAVKDSSDPASFEPLIEEVRGKQAALECMMRLIETKRANISRPPTPRPLPPPLPDDEDTIQTASVRKRSETRRYSSKRKRKESSREPRSVPLSGESSRHNPQQVTLYIQSAAPLGLELPRASVRDILFFTTD
- the LOC116773895 gene encoding jupiter microtubule associated homolog 1-like isoform X1, which produces MANRSNMTSTSFNVGLNDGVRSSSRVLRPPGGGHTDIFGGEPEPPRGRRPAPALVDHIQHGQGDEPARPTNGATTPNQNGQANAPVQPSPVEAQPSPVEAKPVEAKPVEAVEKSASPKAVTPTEPKVDAPKRVRVPPGGFSSGLW